The region TGATTGACACCTTGGATCCTACACTTAAGTTTTCTGCTGattttaacccctttgcacaaaCCGCCTGGTGGTCAGGGGGATGCTGGCATCCTGAGAtagctcaactcagacattgaGTGCTCCTTCAACCaaactacagtatgtgtgggAACAACAACCGTTGTGTCCTAGCTTCAGTAGTAGACAATACACGACACCTatgtaaaatatagttttaaaatgCCACCATTGTCGTACAGGTCGTCCGTTTAATGAgtaccccctccctgcagtctcatgtgCAACAATACCCAACAAGCATAACACACTGGGCAATAGCGCCTGTCTggaagttcataaaaatattcattcaCTACGACCGTATTTTATCACACAGTGGTCAAAATTGCTGCCCCCTGAATAGGGAAATAAACAAGAGGGACTCTTGTATAAtcataccatgtcattctacaatatctgcaactaaatatggaCTAAATTtgcaatcttaccattggttttacaagTAAAAGTGTGCCTTTCAAGactcagtggtcatttattgtcttgaacaatccgTTTTGGAAATTAATACATGAATAGAAAGCAAGGTAGGTATATACATAGGTCAGGCAAGAAACCCCACTTGCTGTTAACACAATTATAACTCTTTTCAGCTTGTTCTGGCTTGATTTATAACTCTTTTATCCAGTAGGCTTTCAGCATAAGGCAGTATACGCTTTCCAATGGTTTATCACATGTTGAACGTGAAATGACAAAATTGACAGCTCTGCAGAACAGCTTGAATTGTTGCTTCAGTACAATGTTGTGCAGTTGACCATAACACTATGtggtaatatactgtataagcaCTCACTGAGGCTTAATTaaactaaaggagaacaacttaattttgcatttttgaccagatcattgcatttgtggcactttatttctacttaaattatgaatataaactaaccTAAGTTAATATTCTAAATGATAAAAGTATTATGTTTAAGGCATTTTTCAAGCCTCTGcaatgctcacatctggagttataaagctttaaataaggtgccccctaaatgggcaaggattgggaagatttggcatctgcataAAGGGGTTAGTGGAGTGCGTGATGATACCACTTtaatagaaatataaaataactttGTAATAAGAAAATGTACCActttagttattattatttcttttttggtcTTTCTGATAACACTTGTAGCCGCTAAAGCAGTCTTATAAAAAGAAGACCACATCGATCAATTCAACAGTGTTATTCATATTCAGTAGGGCAAGTGGCAGGctattcatttaacaaaatagCTGCAAGTTCGCTGCTTTGTAAAGTAGGCATCTGGACGTGCAGCGAACAAGAAAAGTAAGTAAAGGCATAAGTATAGTGAAGTGCAGTGAAATTCCTGAAGGCTGTAACATATAGCCATAACATGAACAACACAGCCTACATTCCATTACCTAACTCAATACCTACGCATTTTTGTTGAGGTGTATGAGCACGTCCACGTGCTGTAGGGACGGTCAGGTGCACAGTTTGCTCAAagtgagaccagcagctgaggAGACACGTTCAGATGGCACCCAAGTTATCGGGCAAATAATGTTTCGCTAACGCTGAGTCAAGTTTCCTCCAGGCACTACCAGGCATTCGGTCTGTGCCACAATTTAAACGATCCAAGAGTTCAGAGGTTGAAACAGGTAAGCCAAGTTCGGTGATTCCGGAACAAACCAGCTCAGAGTTATTTGAGgtgagaggggagaaaaaagaagaagaaaaaacaaggaACACAAAATGAATGGCTATTCTTGCATCATGTTGCATTCGATTCTCATGAGCATTTCTCTGTGTCCTCCGCCCTTGGTGTATTGCTCTGTGTCAACTCCACAGGATATAAGAATGACAGTGAAGGCTTTGACTCACCATAGTCCTTTTCAACTGATCTGGGATCAAGTTCAAGGCCATCTACTGAAAGAGAAATATTGAAAGACATTGGTTTCTTCACATTAGAAAAGGGGTTCTTCTGTATGAGATATATTGATACATTGGCATTTTTGGTCTGTGCTCTTTGCCTAAGGTTATTGGTAAGTATTAGCTACACCTTAATGTATTCCTTCATTGATTTCAAAGCGTTGCATTGTTCTGCTTAGGTTGAAGTACATAGAAATTTTTCTAACTGAAAGTTGAATCTAAATTACTGTCTtactgacagtaaaaaaaaaataggctacaaatatattacataaaaaatgaatgaaaaaaagtaatgacaggaacaaaaataatacaaaaatctatttaaaaaaaaaaaaaaatcaagcagcACATTGGGCACATGGGATaaaaggggcaggtgctcaccccctgcccacacacacacatgcctggtgttctgtgatgtcataaaaggCTTCTCTGGTAGTACGAGAAAGCAGATTTCATAAAATCTTTTTCAGTCACAGATTaatgggtgaatgagtgaaGTCGTGGAATTCTATCTTTTGTCTTTCAGTTTCAGACATAAGGGCAAACAACATCTATCAATTCCATAATCAACaataattaaatcataaatctgAGCTAGTGAAGTTTTCTGTAACTAAGTATTTGACAAACCTCCTGCAGTTAACTTTGTCATGTTTCAGGGATTCATTACCGCAGATAATAGCAACCTGTTGTTCTTATTTTCAGGTCCTAAAGGACTGTTTTTTCAACAGGTGAGAAACAGTGAGTAGCAGAAAAACCTGCAATGAGGTCCCTGAATTCAACCTCCTTTTTGAACACCACTATTGTGCGTCCTGAGTTCTTTTTTGTACGTGGTCTCACTGGTATTCCCCACACAAAATACTACTATTTCTTCTTGTGCTTCGTTTATGCTGTGACTCTACTGGCGAACACTTTTGTCATGCTTATGATTTACACCGACCACTGTCTTCACAATCCGAAATACattgcagtgtttaatttggctTTGTCCGACTTGTGTGGAAGCACTGCACTTGTTCCTCAGATGCTTGACACCTTGCTGTTTAAATCACAGCTAATAGCCTTCGAGGCCTGCCTGACTaacctgtattttatttatgtcttttACGCGAtgcagtctctcactctcactgctcTATCCTATGATAGATTTGTTGCTATATGCTTTCCACTGAGATACAATGAGATTGTGACTAGTAAATCAATGTTGGTGATCGTAAGTATATTGTGGATGTTTACATCAGTTGCCACTCTCATACCTACAATTATTCTCAGCAAACTGTCATTCTGCGAATCCATTGTGGTGAACAGTTTTTTCTGCGACTACGGACCCATATACAATTTGGCTTGCAATGACAACACTCCAAGTAATGCGATTGGCTGGGCGTATCCTGTGGTGTTTCTATGGTTTCCGTTACTGTTTATCATAGGCACATATATTTCTATAGCCAGAGCATTATTGAAAATTGCTGCGGCATCCGAGCGCCTCAAAGCCATGAAAACCTGCAGCGCTCATTTGATCTTGGTGAGTGtgtattattttcctttatgcATCTCTTTCATACTGAGCTTCAGCATTCACCAGAACATCAGAATTATGAACATGTCTCTGGCGATGGTCTTGCCACCGATGCTGAATCCAATCATTTACTCACTGAAGACGGACGAATTCAGAGAATCCGTTAAGAAGCTGTACAAGCGAAAGAAGATACACATCACtgtaagaaataaatgaataaacgtTTCAATCGTGAATGACTGACTGGGACGTTTGACTCTCACTTTCGGTGTAGGAGAGCACAGAAGACCACGTTCCGTCCTCTGATATACGTGGACATCAAACCGCTGCAGTCCACAAAATTTGCTGTCGAACAGAAGCTGAGTTTTGTGGACAAGCCGGAATGAGCCGGAAGGGGGCACGTCATGTGCAGGTTTGAGAAAGCAGATAAATTTATTTATGAGGCATCTGCCAactttattgtatatttttaaatccttatgcaatgtaattggacataattccatgaaaatatccTAAATGTGTAACAATGGTTTTATACAAATATGGGAACTCTGTACGTTGTAATGAATTGGAAATGGTTCAGGATTTGGCAATTCTATGCAAATACCTGAATTACGCAATAATCTATCTTGcaatgaaattgattttattgcATTATCATTAAACCTACATGGTTTTTGCCTGTATGTACAGAGTGTTCCCCTTGAGGGTTGCAGTTCTTGGATGCCTGTGCATCTACTTTGGGACCTCTCTGGTGCAGCAGTGATTTGTAGTGAATTTTCCATATTGTACCTCTATAACCCATTACATGTTTGACTTGGGCAAAACCTTTAAGGCTGGAGCGGTGATCCTGCTGTCAATGCAAATACAAAGTTTCATAGGCTTCGGTGTAACGGCTTTGGAATTATTggcatttttgtgataagctATGGCTGCTGCAAATTCACTGAATCCTCCCATGGCCATTTTTTGACATAACCATTTGAAAAGTAactctttttttataaatagcaGGTCACAGTTGTCTGACGAGAgagcggggaaaaaaagcaaactaaTCCTGTGCTACTTGGTCCcctaaatgaacaaataaataatcccAATTATTTGAggtgagaggggagaaagaaaaagaaaaagaaaaaacaaggaaCACAAATGAATGGCTATTCTTGCATCATGTTGCATTCATTTCTCATGAGCATTTCTTTTGTGTCCTCCGCCCTTGGTGTATTGCTCTGTGTCAACTCCACAGGATATAAGAATGACAGTGAAGGCTTTGACTCACCATAGTCCTTTTCAACTGATCTGGGATCAAGTTCAAGGCCATCTACTGAAAGAGAAATATTGAAAGACATTGGTTTCTTCACATTAGAAAAGGGGTTCTTCTGTATGAGATATATTGATACATTGACATTTTTGGTCTGTGCTCTTTGCCTAAGGTTATTGGTAAGTATTAGCTACACCTTAATGTATTCCTTGATTGATTTCAAAGCGTTGCATTGTTCTGCTTAGGTTGAAGTACATAGAAATTTTTCTAACTGAAAGTTGAATCTAAATTACTGTCTTActgacaggtttaaaaaaataagctaCAAATATATTacatcaaaaatgaatgaaaaaaagtaatgaCAGGAACAAAAGTAATACAAAAatcaaatttttgtttttgttttaatcaagTGGCACATTGGGCACATGGGATaaaaggggcaggtgctcaccccctgcccacacacacacatgcctggtgttctgtgatgtcataaaaggCTTCTCTGGTAGTACGAGAAAGcagatttaataaaatatttttcagtcacagattaatgagtgaatgagtgaagtCGTGGAATTATATCTTTTGTCTTTCAGTTTCAGACATAAGGGCAAACAACATCTATCAATTCCATAATCAACaataattaaatcataaatctgAGCTAATGAAGTTTTCTGTaacgaaatatttgacaaacCTCCTGCAGTTAACTTTGTCACGTTTCAGGTATTCATTACCGCAGATAATAggaaccaattttttttttttcaggtccTAAAAGACTGTTTTTTTCAACAGGTGAGAAACAGTCAGTAGCAGAAAAACCTGCAATGAGGTCCCTGAATTCAACCTCCTTTTTGAACACCACTATTGTGCGTCCTGAGTTCTTTTTCATACGTGGTCTCGCTGGTATTCCCCACACAAAATACTACTATTTCTTCTTGTGCTTCGTTTATGCTGTGACTCTACTGGCGAACACTTTTGTCATGCTTATGATTTACACCGACCACTGTCTTCACAGTCCGAAATACattgcagtgtttaatttggctGTGTCTGACTTGTGTGGAAGCACAACACTCATTCCTCAGTTGATCGACACCTTCTTGTTTAAATCACAGCTAATAGCCTTCGAGGCCTGCCTGACTaacctgtattttatttatgtcttttACGCGAtgcagtctctcactctcactatTCTTTCCTATGATAGAGGTGTTGCTATATGCTTCCCACTGAGATACAATGAGATCGTGACTAATAAATCAATGCTGTTGATCGTAAGTATATCGTGGATGTTTCCATCAGTTGCCACTCTCATATCTACAATTATTCTCAGCAGACTGTCATTCtgcaaatccattgtggtgaACAGTTTTTTCTGCGACTACGGACCCATATACAATTTGGCTTGCAATGACAACACTCCGAGTAATGTGATTCGTTGGACGTATCCTGTGGTGTTTCTATGGTTTCCGTTACTGTTTATCATAGGCACATACATTTCTATAGCCAGAGCATTATTGAAAATTGCTGCGGCATCCGAGCGCCTCAAAGCCATGAAAACCTGCAGCGCTCATTTGATCTTGGTGAGTGtgtattattttcctttatgcATCTCTTTCGTACTGGGCTCCAGCATTCACCAGAACATCAGGATTATGAACATGTGCCTGGCGACCGTCTTGCCACCGATGCTGAATCCAATAATTTACTCACTGAAGACGGAAGAATTCAGAGAATCCGTTAAGAAGCTGTACAAGCGAAAGAAGATACACATCACtgtaagaaataaatgaataaacgtTTCAATCGTGAACGACTGACTGGGACGTTTGACTCTCACTTTCGGTGTAGGAGAGCACAGAAGACCACGTTCCGTCCTCTGATATACGTGAACGTCAAACCACTGCAGTCCACAGAATTTGCTGTCGAACAGAAGCTGAGTTTTGTGGACAAGCCGGAATGAGCCGTAAGGGGGCACGTCATGTGCAGGTTTGAGAAACCAGATAAATTTATTCATGAGGCATCTGCCAactttattgtatatttttagaTCCTTATGCaatgtaattggacataatTTCCTGAAAATATCCTACATGTGTAACAATGGTTTATACAAATATGCGAACTCTGTACGTTGTAATGAATTGGAATTTGGCAATTCTATGCAAATACCTGAATTACGCAATAATCTATCTTGcaatgaaattgattttattgcATTATCATTAAACCTACATGGTTTTTGCCTGTATGTACAGAGTGTCCCCCTTGATGGTTGCAGTTCTTGGACGCCTGTGCATCTACTTTGGGACCTCTCTGGTGCAGCAGTGATTTGTAGTGAATTTTCCGTATTGTACCTCTATAACCCATTACATGTTTGACTTGGGCTAAGCCATTAAGGCTGGAGCGGTGATCCTGCTGTCAATGCAAATACAAAGTTCCATAGGCTTCGGTGTAACGGCTTTGGAATTAttgacatttttgtgataagctATGGCTGCTGCAAAATCACTGAATCCTCCCTTGGCCATTTTTTGACATAACCATTAGAAAAGTAACTATTTTCATAAATAGGCGGTCACAGTTGTttgaggaggtggtggggggggaagcaAAATAATCCTGATGTACTTGGTCCcctaaatgaacaaataaataatcccAAGCACAGAACATAAAATCAATTGCCATCATTGCGTCATGTTGCACCAATTAGACatgagcatttttttgtgtcctgttcccttgGTGTAATGTTGTGTGTCAACGGTCCAGGATATAAGAACAACAGTGAACACTTTGACtcaccacagttttttttccaaatgaactATCAAGTTCAAggacatatatatacatatactaaAAGAGAAATATCGAAAGACATTGGCTTCCTAACAATAGAAAAAGAGTCCTTCTATACGAGAAATAGAAACATTGACAACAAATTTGGTCCATCCCAGTTTGCCAAAAGGAAGTGGTAAGTATTACGCGTACCTTAATgtgtttcttcatttatttatttcaaagtgcTGCAATTTTCTGCTTCGCTCAAAGTGTATAGAAATTATACTAAGGGACAAGTGAATCTTAAATTATTTGACTGCgttttaaaaaagtaacaaatgtatctttaagaaaaataaaccttatgcagaaacaaatatatttcatcAAAAAACCTAGAAGTGGGAACTAGGAAACTGGGGCACGCAACATctattaaaatatacaataatcaACAATATAATAAATCGGAGCTAGCGAAGTTTCCGTAGCTAAGTATTTGACAAATCACCCGTTGTTAACGTTATAATATTTGGGGCATTCAGTATTGTAGATAATagtaacatattttttattttcaggtccTAAAGGATTTTTTCAGGGGGGTGAGAAACAGTGAGGAACAGACTAACCTACAATGATCCCCCTGAATTCAATAATCGTTTTTAATGCCACTATTGTGCGTCCTGAGTTCTTTTTCATAAGTGGGTTTTCCGGTATTCCCCACACAAAATACTTCTACATGTTCTTGTGCTTTGTTTATACTCTGTCTGTACTGGGAAACACTTTTgtcatgtttgtgatttactCTGACCACTGTCTTCACAgtccaaaatacatttcagtgtttAGTTTGGCTGTGTCTGACGTGTGTGTAAGCACTGCACTTGTTCCTCCATTGATTGACACCTTCCTGTTTAAATCGCAGTTAATCTCTTATGAGGCCTGCTTGTCTAatatgttctttgtttttgcgCTTCTCACTATGCAGTCTTTCACTCTCACTATTATGTCCTATGATAGATGTGTCGCTATATGCTTTCCACTGAGATACAACGAGATTGTGACTAATAAATCGATGTTGG is a window of Anguilla rostrata isolate EN2019 chromosome 9, ASM1855537v3, whole genome shotgun sequence DNA encoding:
- the LOC135262446 gene encoding olfactory receptor 1-like: MRSLNSTSFLNTTIVRPEFFFVRGLTGIPHTKYYYFFLCFVYAVTLLANTFVMLMIYTDHCLHNPKYIAVFNLALSDLCGSTALVPQMLDTLLFKSQLIAFEACLTNLYFIYVFYAMQSLTLTALSYDRFVAICFPLRYNEIVTSKSMLVIVSILWMFTSVATLIPTIILSKLSFCESIVVNSFFCDYGPIYNLACNDNTPSNAIGWAYPVVFLWFPLLFIIGTYISIARALLKIAAASERLKAMKTCSAHLILVSVYYFPLCISFILSFSIHQNIRIMNMSLAMVLPPMLNPIIYSLKTDEFRESVKKLYKRKKIHITVRNK
- the LOC135262447 gene encoding olfactory receptor 1-like; its protein translation is MRSLNSTSFLNTTIVRPEFFFIRGLAGIPHTKYYYFFLCFVYAVTLLANTFVMLMIYTDHCLHSPKYIAVFNLAVSDLCGSTTLIPQLIDTFLFKSQLIAFEACLTNLYFIYVFYAMQSLTLTILSYDRGVAICFPLRYNEIVTNKSMLLIVSISWMFPSVATLISTIILSRLSFCKSIVVNSFFCDYGPIYNLACNDNTPSNVIRWTYPVVFLWFPLLFIIGTYISIARALLKIAAASERLKAMKTCSAHLILVSVYYFPLCISFVLGSSIHQNIRIMNMCLATVLPPMLNPIIYSLKTEEFRESVKKLYKRKKIHITVRNK